One genomic segment of Clostridium estertheticum subsp. estertheticum includes these proteins:
- a CDS encoding pyridoxal phosphate-dependent aminotransferase, producing MPKLSDRTAFFTESIIRRMTRISNEYNAVNLSQGFPDFEPPKDLLNSLSKVVSKGPHQYAVTWGAQNFREALAKKQSRFMGINIDPNNEIVVTCGSTEAMMVAMMSVCNPGDKVIVFSPFYENYTADAILSGAEPIFVSLRPPSFKFNILELEAAFKQNPKALILCNPSNPTGKVFTYDELKIIADLAEKYDVFVITDEVYEHIIYAPYRHTYFASLPNMFERTISCSSLSKTYSITGWRLGYIIAPKSIVDVAKKVHDFLTVGAAAPLQEAAVTALNFDDVYYNGLQKVYTQKRNTFLKGIDDIGLTYTTPQGAYYIMVDVSEFGVKNDIKFCEWLAQAVGVAAVPGSSFFREDVHHLIRLHFAKKKATLDEALNRLSSLKDKAKGMQL from the coding sequence ATGCCAAAGTTAAGTGACAGAACAGCTTTTTTTACTGAATCTATAATTAGAAGAATGACAAGAATTTCAAATGAATATAATGCAGTAAATCTTTCGCAAGGGTTTCCTGATTTTGAGCCACCTAAGGATCTTTTAAATTCTTTAAGTAAGGTTGTAAGCAAAGGACCTCATCAGTATGCTGTTACTTGGGGTGCGCAGAATTTTAGAGAAGCCTTAGCTAAAAAACAGTCAAGATTTATGGGGATAAATATTGACCCAAATAACGAAATTGTTGTAACTTGTGGGAGTACGGAAGCAATGATGGTAGCGATGATGAGCGTTTGTAATCCAGGTGATAAGGTTATAGTTTTTTCTCCCTTTTATGAGAATTATACTGCAGATGCTATTTTGTCAGGAGCGGAACCTATATTTGTTTCGCTAAGGCCACCTAGTTTCAAGTTTAATATTTTAGAATTAGAAGCAGCTTTTAAACAAAATCCTAAAGCTCTAATACTCTGTAATCCATCAAACCCAACTGGAAAAGTATTTACATACGATGAGCTTAAAATCATAGCTGACTTAGCAGAAAAGTATGATGTCTTTGTAATTACAGACGAAGTGTACGAACATATAATCTATGCTCCATATAGGCATACATATTTTGCATCACTTCCAAATATGTTTGAAAGGACAATTTCTTGTAGCTCTCTATCGAAAACATATTCAATTACTGGATGGAGATTAGGTTACATTATAGCACCTAAATCGATTGTTGATGTTGCAAAAAAAGTCCATGATTTTCTTACAGTTGGTGCAGCAGCACCACTTCAAGAGGCAGCCGTTACAGCATTAAACTTTGATGATGTTTATTATAATGGACTGCAAAAGGTATATACGCAGAAGAGAAATACATTTTTAAAAGGCATTGATGACATAGGCTTAACATATACAACTCCACAAGGGGCTTATTATATAATGGTTGACGTATCAGAATTTGGAGTGAAAAATGATATAAAATTTTGTGAGTGGTTAGCACAAGCGGTAGGGGTTGCAGCAGTTCCAGGATCAAGCTTTTTTAGAGAAGATGTACATCATTTAATTAGACTTCATTTTGCTAAGAAAAAAGCCACTTTAGATGAGGCTCTTAATCGGCTCTCTTCGCTAAAGGATAAGGCGAAAGGAATGCAGTTATAG
- a CDS encoding Gfo/Idh/MocA family protein codes for MDKKLRVGIIGCGGIANGKHMPSLAKIAEIEMVAFCDIIIEKAEIAAKEYGSMGANVCTDYKELLKDDTIDVVHVCTPNRSHSSITVDVLEAGKHVMCEKPMAKTSAQAREMLDAAKRTGKKLTIGYQNRFRADSIYLKTTCENGSLGDIYFAKAHAIRRRAVPTWGVFLNEFEQGGGPLIDIGTHALDLTLWMLDNYKPKYVVGNIYHKLSKKENAANAWGPWDPSKFTVEDSAFGFITMENGATIIIESSWALNSLEIGEAQTSLCGTEGGADMKDGLKINGENLGRLYETKVDFGSNGVAFNEGVSEDPADVEARSWIDCILNDTEPIVKPEQALVVTEILEAIYESSKTGEPVYFNK; via the coding sequence ATGGATAAGAAATTAAGAGTTGGAATAATTGGATGTGGTGGTATAGCTAATGGAAAACATATGCCAAGCTTAGCTAAGATAGCAGAAATAGAAATGGTCGCTTTTTGTGATATTATAATCGAGAAAGCAGAGATTGCTGCAAAAGAATACGGAAGCATGGGAGCAAATGTTTGTACAGATTATAAAGAGCTTCTAAAAGATGATACTATTGATGTTGTTCATGTTTGTACACCAAATAGATCACATAGCTCTATAACAGTTGATGTGTTGGAAGCCGGAAAACATGTTATGTGTGAAAAGCCAATGGCAAAGACTTCTGCGCAAGCAAGAGAAATGTTAGATGCCGCAAAGAGAACAGGTAAAAAGCTTACTATTGGTTATCAAAATAGATTTAGAGCGGATTCTATATATCTTAAAACAACCTGTGAAAATGGTAGTCTTGGAGATATATATTTTGCAAAGGCACATGCTATTAGAAGAAGAGCAGTTCCAACTTGGGGAGTATTTTTAAATGAATTTGAGCAAGGTGGAGGACCATTAATAGACATTGGAACACATGCTTTAGATTTAACGCTTTGGATGCTTGATAATTATAAGCCTAAGTATGTTGTGGGAAATATATATCATAAACTTAGTAAAAAAGAAAATGCTGCTAATGCATGGGGGCCCTGGGATCCAAGCAAATTTACAGTAGAGGATTCTGCATTTGGGTTTATTACTATGGAGAATGGTGCTACTATAATTATTGAATCAAGTTGGGCATTAAATAGCTTAGAAATTGGAGAAGCTCAGACAAGTCTATGTGGAACTGAAGGCGGGGCTGATATGAAGGATGGTCTTAAAATAAATGGAGAAAATTTAGGCAGATTATATGAAACTAAAGTTGATTTTGGATCAAATGGAGTTGCATTTAATGAAGGGGTTTCTGAAGATCCAGCAGATGTTGAAGCCAGATCATGGATTGATTGTATATTAAATGACACTGAGCCAATAGTAAAACCTGAACAAGCGTTAGTTGTTACAGAAATTTTAGAAGCAATATATGAGTCATCAAAAACAGGAGAGCCAGTTTATTTTAATAAATAA